One genomic segment of Streptomyces sp. TLI_146 includes these proteins:
- a CDS encoding AraC family transcriptional regulator has product MVENGQREVIDIAYDNPDGPHTGIEVLTFDALKPRLKRSVARRPSRLDFHQLMLVRGGSGTAMVDFVTYPCTRGTLLHLRPGQVQRLPYGTDGRPAKLDAVLLMFTADFPPPLPATREVLDGFGPVAWRLPPDRLDAFERAVTEMHAEYQALRAVTADDDIELTGALLRQLLGALLIRVARLPDPAGHPGPAAPGAEVHLAFRRELERSFATTRSVEEYAARLGYSPRTLTRACLAATGRSAKQLADARVALQAQRLLAHTDLPVAAIGRALGFTEATNFGKFFARETGRTPGDFRRAQR; this is encoded by the coding sequence ATGGTCGAAAATGGACAGCGCGAGGTCATCGACATCGCCTACGACAACCCCGACGGGCCGCACACCGGTATCGAGGTGCTGACCTTCGACGCGTTGAAGCCGCGCCTGAAGCGGTCAGTTGCCCGGCGGCCGAGCCGCCTCGACTTCCACCAGCTCATGCTCGTGCGCGGTGGCTCGGGCACCGCGATGGTCGATTTCGTCACCTACCCCTGCACCCGTGGCACGCTGCTGCACCTGCGGCCCGGCCAGGTGCAGCGTCTGCCGTACGGTACGGACGGCCGCCCCGCGAAGCTCGACGCCGTCCTGCTGATGTTCACCGCCGACTTCCCGCCGCCGCTGCCCGCGACGCGCGAGGTGCTCGACGGATTCGGCCCGGTCGCGTGGCGGCTGCCGCCCGACCGGCTCGACGCCTTCGAGCGCGCGGTGACGGAGATGCACGCCGAGTACCAGGCGCTGCGGGCGGTGACAGCCGACGACGACATCGAGCTGACCGGCGCGCTGTTGCGCCAACTCCTCGGTGCGCTGCTCATCCGCGTCGCGCGCCTTCCCGACCCGGCCGGACACCCCGGCCCCGCGGCGCCCGGCGCCGAGGTCCACCTCGCGTTCCGGCGCGAGTTGGAGCGCTCCTTCGCCACCACCCGCTCCGTCGAGGAGTACGCCGCGCGGCTCGGCTACTCTCCCCGCACCCTCACGCGCGCGTGCCTGGCCGCCACCGGCCGCAGCGCCAAGCAGCTCGCCGACGCGCGCGTCGCCCTACAGGCACAGCGGCTGCTCGCCCACACCGATCTGCCCGTGGCTGCGATCGGCCGCGCGCTCGGCTTCACCGAGGCCACCAACTTCGGCAAGTTCTTCGCCCGCGAGACCGGCCGCACCCCCGGCGACTTCCGCCGCGCTCAGCGCTGA
- a CDS encoding alpha/beta hydrolase, producing the protein MRRPLALLAVAVSTVLLGSAVPVAAAPDSDSRETGAGSLAWSSCGDAATPALQCAMLEVPVDYAHPDGRKIKLKLNRLPATAPKAEQQGPILLNPGGPGDSGLWMPAYITGQIPADVASTYDWIGFDPRGTNGSEPHVVCDAHYFDGERPDYQVSQGTEKAWLRKAATYAADCAADWSWILPHMTTVDSARDMDRIRAALGAKKINFYGGSWGTSLGSTYGQLFPTHVRRMVLDSIVGPTISWYDHNILQDKEHQRRFRAFAEWTAKADSVYHLGTDADTVIKKYYAVEDALRTTPVSAAPAPGKIGPAEFEDTFYGGGYNFLRWPRMATVLSGYLTRHDTRPLNIAYNRYATPGADDGAFPNYNATQCTESAWPRDWEFWKKDQAKVNAVAPFYTYNNMWYNAACMFWPYQGGPGRLKVTGKGLPPVLLFQATEDAATPYAGGVAMRKALPGSKLVVQNGGSFHEILFHGNACLDDTFVAYLRDGTLPSGKGLIAKTCAPGADPAPTYVEPAVTAKASVTALSPTDPEAVHGRF; encoded by the coding sequence ATGCGAAGACCATTGGCACTGCTGGCCGTTGCGGTCTCGACCGTCCTACTGGGCAGCGCGGTCCCGGTCGCCGCGGCCCCCGACAGCGACAGCCGCGAGACCGGCGCGGGCAGCCTCGCGTGGTCGTCCTGCGGTGACGCCGCGACCCCGGCGTTGCAGTGCGCCATGCTCGAAGTCCCGGTGGACTACGCCCATCCGGACGGGCGGAAGATCAAGCTCAAGCTCAACCGGCTGCCCGCCACCGCCCCCAAGGCCGAGCAGCAGGGCCCGATCCTGCTCAACCCCGGCGGCCCCGGCGACAGCGGGCTGTGGATGCCCGCCTACATCACCGGCCAGATCCCGGCCGACGTCGCCTCGACGTACGACTGGATCGGCTTCGACCCGCGCGGCACCAACGGCAGCGAGCCCCATGTGGTCTGCGACGCGCACTACTTCGACGGCGAGCGGCCCGACTACCAGGTCAGCCAGGGCACCGAGAAGGCCTGGCTGCGCAAGGCCGCGACGTACGCCGCCGACTGCGCGGCGGACTGGAGCTGGATCCTGCCGCACATGACGACGGTGGACAGCGCCCGGGACATGGACCGCATCCGCGCGGCGCTCGGCGCCAAAAAGATCAACTTCTACGGCGGCTCCTGGGGCACCTCACTGGGCTCCACCTACGGCCAGCTGTTCCCCACGCATGTGCGGCGGATGGTCCTGGACAGCATCGTCGGGCCCACCATCTCCTGGTACGACCACAACATCCTCCAGGACAAGGAGCACCAGCGACGCTTCCGCGCCTTCGCGGAGTGGACGGCCAAGGCCGACTCGGTCTACCACCTCGGCACCGACGCGGACACCGTGATCAAGAAGTACTACGCCGTGGAGGACGCGCTGCGCACCACCCCGGTGTCCGCCGCGCCCGCCCCCGGCAAGATCGGTCCGGCCGAGTTCGAGGACACCTTCTACGGGGGCGGCTACAACTTCCTGCGCTGGCCCCGGATGGCCACGGTGCTCTCGGGCTACCTCACCCGGCACGACACCCGACCGCTGAACATCGCCTACAACCGGTACGCCACGCCGGGCGCCGACGACGGCGCCTTCCCGAACTACAACGCCACGCAGTGCACGGAGAGCGCGTGGCCCCGGGACTGGGAGTTCTGGAAGAAGGACCAGGCCAAGGTCAACGCGGTCGCGCCGTTCTACACGTACAACAACATGTGGTACAACGCGGCTTGCATGTTCTGGCCCTACCAGGGCGGCCCCGGCCGACTGAAGGTCACCGGCAAGGGCCTTCCGCCGGTGCTGCTGTTCCAGGCCACCGAGGACGCGGCCACGCCGTACGCCGGAGGGGTCGCGATGCGCAAGGCGCTGCCCGGCTCCAAGCTGGTCGTCCAGAACGGCGGCAGCTTCCACGAGATCCTCTTCCACGGCAACGCCTGCCTGGACGACACCTTCGTGGCCTATCTGCGCGACGGAACCCTGCCCAGCGGCAAGGGACTCATCGCCAAGACCTGCGCCCCCGGGGCCGACCCGGCACCGACGTACGTCGAGCCCGCGGTGACCGCGAAGGCCTCCGTGACCGCGCTCTCGCCGACGGACCCGGAGGCGGTTCACGGCCGCTTCTGA
- a CDS encoding VCBS repeat-containing protein, producing MARPLRTHRIRTRARSTAGAAVAALAALLSLSTASPAAAAPTVPDGGIATYNTVARISADGLGLQGDGGREKARVAAFESAHPALQRMKAADVLASTVGTTAGRPLCHTSRIAGAQGFCWSPEDDASGSWIPQGLTGSGESPQSQTLVNGRKVLIAGWYGPNGTERITFTDVTDPAHVTYRHVQLVALDDAGGNFVPIVQGHAHGVVWSGSKLYVASTGSGLDVFDLNDLWKMDTTSDTSVGLDGSGRAHGNGHTYVLPRQGSYGYTGAGDGCGSYAGVPQRPCITSASLDLTGAQPALVTAEGDPYKVEGEFGRATAPVVRWPIDPVTGVLKADASGRVAAAEAFASPMGGAQGIAMNKGRFTISGPCPEFVPAEHQDPKTVHNFENCLYHARPGEPVRLITRAPVNLENLSYWPDSDQLWMLNEVPGGRVVEHTPWPGESARAGMTGLTAADFTGDGKKDVVGVEATTGKLWLYPGTGRGTFGDRVQIGSGWGAMGKAAAGDFTGDGKADLVTVEAATGGLYVYPGTGSASGMSTLGNRVRIGTGWNTLRELTALDLTKDGRPDLAAVDVDGTLWAYPGSGSAAGMDTLGDRVRIGSGWDDMTELTSPGDLDRDGTADLMAVDRTGALWSYPGTGRLNGTATLGDRTPAGTGWNTMRGLVGADFNGDGKGDLAAVEAPPGSTGAFYLYPGTGNATLGNRTQIGTGW from the coding sequence ATGGCCCGACCACTCCGCACCCACCGCATCCGCACCCGCGCGCGCAGCACCGCAGGGGCGGCCGTCGCGGCCCTGGCGGCGCTCCTGTCGCTGAGCACCGCGTCCCCGGCCGCCGCCGCCCCCACCGTCCCGGACGGGGGGATCGCCACGTACAACACGGTCGCCCGGATCAGCGCCGACGGCCTGGGTCTCCAGGGCGACGGCGGTCGCGAGAAGGCGCGTGTCGCCGCCTTCGAGTCCGCCCACCCCGCGCTCCAGCGCATGAAGGCCGCCGACGTGCTCGCCAGCACCGTCGGCACCACCGCGGGCCGCCCCCTGTGCCACACCTCCCGCATCGCAGGCGCCCAGGGCTTCTGCTGGTCCCCCGAGGACGACGCCAGCGGCTCCTGGATCCCGCAGGGTCTCACCGGCTCCGGCGAATCCCCCCAGTCCCAGACGCTGGTCAACGGCCGCAAAGTGCTCATCGCCGGCTGGTATGGCCCCAACGGGACCGAGCGGATCACCTTCACCGACGTCACCGACCCGGCCCATGTCACCTACCGGCACGTCCAGTTGGTGGCCCTCGACGACGCGGGCGGCAACTTCGTCCCCATCGTCCAAGGGCACGCCCACGGCGTGGTCTGGTCCGGCAGCAAGCTGTACGTCGCCAGCACCGGCAGCGGCCTCGACGTCTTCGACCTGAACGACCTGTGGAAGATGGACACCACCTCCGATACCTCCGTCGGCCTGGACGGCTCGGGCAGGGCCCACGGCAACGGGCACACCTACGTCCTGCCGCGCCAGGGCAGCTACGGCTACACCGGGGCGGGCGACGGCTGCGGCTCGTACGCCGGTGTCCCCCAGCGCCCCTGCATCACCTCGGCCTCCCTGGACCTGACCGGCGCCCAGCCCGCCCTGGTCACCGCCGAGGGCGACCCCTACAAGGTGGAAGGGGAGTTCGGCCGGGCCACCGCACCCGTGGTGCGCTGGCCCATCGACCCCGTCACGGGTGTCCTCAAGGCCGACGCGTCGGGCCGCGTCGCGGCCGCGGAGGCCTTCGCCTCCCCGATGGGCGGCGCCCAGGGAATCGCCATGAACAAGGGCCGCTTCACGATCTCGGGCCCCTGCCCCGAGTTCGTACCGGCGGAGCACCAGGACCCGAAGACCGTCCACAACTTCGAGAACTGCCTCTACCACGCCAGGCCGGGCGAGCCGGTGCGGCTGATCACGCGCGCACCCGTCAATCTGGAGAACCTCTCCTACTGGCCCGACTCCGACCAGCTCTGGATGCTCAACGAGGTCCCGGGCGGCCGTGTCGTCGAGCACACGCCCTGGCCCGGCGAGTCCGCCCGGGCGGGTATGACCGGGCTGACCGCGGCCGACTTCACCGGTGACGGCAAGAAGGACGTCGTCGGTGTGGAAGCGACCACGGGGAAGCTCTGGCTCTACCCGGGCACCGGCCGTGGCACGTTCGGCGACCGCGTCCAGATCGGCTCCGGCTGGGGCGCGATGGGCAAGGCGGCCGCCGGGGACTTCACCGGCGACGGCAAGGCCGACCTGGTCACCGTGGAGGCGGCCACCGGCGGGCTGTACGTCTACCCCGGTACGGGCAGCGCGAGCGGGATGAGCACCCTCGGCAACCGCGTGCGGATCGGCACCGGCTGGAACACCCTGCGTGAACTGACCGCCCTGGACCTCACCAAGGACGGCCGGCCCGACCTCGCCGCCGTCGACGTCGACGGCACGCTGTGGGCGTACCCGGGCAGCGGCAGCGCGGCCGGGATGGACACCCTCGGCGACCGCGTCCGGATCGGCTCCGGCTGGGACGACATGACCGAACTCACCAGCCCCGGCGACCTCGACAGGGACGGCACCGCCGACCTGATGGCCGTGGACCGCACCGGCGCGCTGTGGAGCTACCCCGGTACGGGCAGGCTCAACGGCACCGCCACCCTCGGCGACCGCACCCCGGCGGGCACCGGCTGGAACACCATGCGCGGGCTCGTCGGCGCGGACTTCAACGGCGACGGCAAGGGCGACCTCGCCGCGGTCGAGGCCCCGCCCGGCTCGACCGGCGCCTTCTACCTCTACCCCGGCACGGGCAACGCGACCCTGGGCAACCGCACCCAGATCGGCACCGGTTGGTGA
- a CDS encoding response regulator transcription factor: MNGTTDDMTTTRAIRVLIADDQPLVRRGLALILTPDPAFEVVGEAGDGEEAVALAHRLRPDVVVMDIRMPVLDGVAATGRLAAELPGCRVLALSTFDMDEYVVAALRAGACGFLPKDISPEELVAAVRVVHTGEAAVAPRLLTRLISTYVRAPERPGPPLPQIGGLTPREAEVWRLMATGLDNTEIAEAMGVSGSTVKNHITGLFGKLGVRDRAQAVIVAYETGVVEVGRPG, encoded by the coding sequence ATGAACGGGACGACGGACGACATGACGACCACGCGGGCCATCAGGGTGCTGATCGCGGACGACCAGCCGCTCGTGCGGCGCGGACTCGCGCTGATCCTCACTCCTGACCCGGCCTTCGAGGTGGTGGGCGAGGCGGGCGACGGCGAGGAGGCCGTCGCCCTCGCCCACCGGCTGCGCCCCGACGTCGTCGTGATGGACATCCGCATGCCGGTGCTCGACGGCGTCGCCGCCACCGGCCGCCTCGCGGCGGAACTGCCCGGCTGCCGGGTGCTGGCGCTGAGCACCTTCGACATGGACGAGTACGTGGTGGCCGCGCTGCGCGCCGGAGCCTGCGGCTTCCTGCCGAAGGACATCTCCCCGGAAGAACTGGTGGCGGCGGTACGGGTGGTGCACACCGGCGAGGCGGCCGTCGCGCCCCGGCTGCTGACGCGGCTGATCTCCACATACGTCAGGGCCCCGGAGCGTCCCGGACCGCCCCTCCCGCAGATCGGCGGTCTCACCCCGCGCGAGGCGGAGGTGTGGCGGCTGATGGCCACGGGCCTGGACAACACGGAGATCGCCGAGGCGATGGGCGTCAGCGGCTCCACCGTCAAGAACCACATCACCGGCCTCTTCGGCAAACTCGGCGTCCGCGACCGGGCCCAGGCCGTGATCGTGGCGTACGAGACGGGGGTCGTCGAGGTGGGTCGGCCCGGGTAG
- a CDS encoding MMPL family transporter, protein MIRALTGFSTRNPWKVIVLWAVVGIFLTMLGQALLYRVTQSQSGDFLPAKYDSAAALKVAEEKFGAKPDANAMTVLVARADGAPLTGADQRRVGDIAAELGRRRVEMPEPSGDQPTFLAEDYSQTPKVSPAMVAPDRSFELLSVQLTGNSTDPGMHDLYRAFRDDVKHEFADARMRTGFTGGLADLVDTTEAEETTTKVVGALMVGLIVLINILVFRSVLAAFVPLLAVAVISGAALGTVVGAALLTGIDLDTSTPSLIGVVLIGIGVDYFLFLLFRYREQLRAHPDLPARTVAAEVSGRVGTAITSAALTIVAAFATLGIATFGQFRVLGPAVAVSVLVMLLASLTFMPALLAVCGRKMFWPSRALRREPRPGTAGRVGDLVARRPFALVVGSVALLGALAAGVAGIHMDFGQTGGDKDTPAAVTAAEINRALPAGVSDPTTVYVTADKGHTLTVRDVDALPKALAEVKGVGQVGVTVLNQDRTAARIDVYLTADTQSQQARDLVSGPVRDTVALHTPDGTEAHVGGTAAIFADISTAVDHDLRTVFPVAAGLIAVILIVLLRSLLAPAVLMIAVGLGFAATLGASALVFQHLLDKPGVNFVLPLVLFLFVVALGTDYNILISDRIREEMERPGPARAAVARAVRHTAPAIATAGVVLAASFGSLAVNSAPATQQIGFATGLGILLSAFVLSIVLVPTLAALLGRSIWWPVRPGRTKGRHHAEPSADFRPHEVAPRPLQAVESRLHNE, encoded by the coding sequence GTGATCCGCGCCCTGACCGGGTTCTCGACCCGCAACCCATGGAAGGTCATCGTCCTGTGGGCGGTGGTGGGCATCTTCCTGACCATGCTCGGCCAGGCGCTGCTCTACCGCGTCACCCAGAGCCAGAGCGGGGACTTCCTGCCCGCGAAGTACGACTCGGCCGCCGCGCTCAAGGTCGCCGAGGAGAAGTTCGGGGCGAAGCCCGACGCCAACGCGATGACGGTCCTGGTCGCCCGTGCGGACGGCGCGCCGCTGACCGGAGCCGACCAGCGACGGGTCGGCGACATCGCCGCGGAGCTGGGCCGACGGCGCGTCGAGATGCCCGAGCCCAGCGGGGACCAGCCGACGTTCCTGGCGGAGGACTACTCCCAGACACCCAAGGTCAGTCCGGCCATGGTCGCTCCCGACCGGAGCTTCGAGCTGCTCTCCGTGCAACTCACCGGCAATTCCACCGACCCCGGTATGCACGACCTCTACCGGGCCTTCCGCGACGACGTGAAGCACGAGTTCGCCGATGCCCGGATGCGTACCGGCTTCACCGGCGGACTCGCCGACCTCGTCGACACCACGGAGGCGGAGGAGACCACCACCAAGGTGGTCGGCGCGCTGATGGTCGGCCTGATCGTGCTGATCAACATTCTGGTGTTCCGCAGTGTGCTGGCCGCGTTCGTGCCCCTGCTCGCGGTCGCCGTCATCAGCGGCGCGGCACTGGGCACGGTCGTGGGCGCCGCGCTGCTCACCGGCATCGACCTCGACACCTCCACTCCGAGCCTGATCGGCGTCGTCCTGATCGGCATCGGGGTCGACTACTTCCTCTTCCTCCTCTTCCGCTACCGGGAACAACTGCGCGCCCATCCCGACCTGCCCGCCCGTACCGTAGCCGCGGAGGTCAGCGGCCGCGTCGGCACGGCGATCACCTCGGCGGCCCTCACCATCGTCGCCGCCTTCGCCACCCTGGGCATCGCGACGTTCGGGCAGTTCCGCGTCCTCGGCCCCGCCGTCGCCGTATCGGTCCTCGTCATGCTGCTGGCCAGCCTCACCTTCATGCCCGCGCTGCTCGCGGTCTGCGGGCGCAAGATGTTCTGGCCCTCGCGCGCTCTTCGGCGCGAGCCGCGACCGGGCACCGCCGGGCGCGTCGGTGATCTGGTCGCCCGCCGCCCGTTCGCTCTCGTGGTGGGCTCCGTCGCCCTGCTCGGCGCGCTGGCGGCCGGAGTCGCCGGGATCCACATGGACTTCGGCCAGACGGGCGGCGACAAGGACACCCCGGCGGCCGTCACCGCCGCCGAGATCAACCGCGCACTGCCCGCCGGGGTGTCGGATCCGACCACCGTCTACGTCACGGCCGACAAGGGCCACACGCTGACCGTGCGAGATGTCGACGCCCTGCCGAAGGCACTCGCCGAGGTCAAGGGCGTCGGCCAGGTCGGCGTGACCGTCCTCAACCAGGACCGCACGGCAGCCCGCATCGACGTCTACCTCACCGCCGACACCCAGAGCCAGCAGGCACGCGACCTCGTCTCGGGGCCGGTCCGCGACACCGTCGCCCTCCACACACCTGACGGCACCGAGGCCCATGTCGGCGGCACTGCGGCGATCTTCGCCGATATCTCCACCGCCGTCGACCACGATCTGAGGACCGTGTTCCCGGTCGCCGCCGGCCTGATCGCCGTCATCCTGATCGTCCTGCTGCGGAGCCTGCTCGCGCCGGCCGTCCTGATGATCGCCGTGGGGCTCGGCTTCGCCGCGACGCTGGGCGCCTCCGCGCTCGTCTTCCAGCACCTGCTGGACAAGCCGGGCGTCAACTTCGTCCTGCCGCTGGTGCTGTTCCTCTTCGTGGTCGCCCTCGGCACCGACTACAACATCCTCATCAGCGACCGCATCCGCGAGGAGATGGAACGCCCGGGACCGGCCCGTGCCGCCGTGGCCCGCGCGGTACGCCACACGGCTCCCGCCATCGCCACGGCCGGTGTGGTCCTGGCCGCTTCCTTCGGAAGCCTCGCGGTGAACTCGGCGCCCGCCACCCAGCAGATCGGCTTCGCGACCGGCCTCGGCATCCTGCTCTCCGCCTTCGTCCTGTCCATCGTGCTGGTGCCCACGCTCGCCGCGCTGCTCGGCCGGAGCATCTGGTGGCCGGTACGCCCGGGCCGCACCAAGGGCCGCCACCACGCCGAGCCGTCGGCCGACTTCCGGCCCCACGAGGTCGCCCCCCGCCCCCTTCAGGCAGTCGAATCACGGTTGCATAACGAGTAA
- a CDS encoding TetR/AcrR family transcriptional regulator, which produces MPRQSASLDLATPERIAETALLIVDQEGSAALSFRTLAARLGIAHATLQRRCTDLAGLLDLCVDHLAASLPDIPPGTAWARATEARFRRLYELLAAHPGLVALRGARPWLGPQLLKRLVEPQLADSLAAGMTPEEAITCYRRMYLLTLGSASFVDHRDPGAAQAATRTALAALDPADFPVLTANIAAVLPAVVGHEVYFGALRQLIDAADPARAQR; this is translated from the coding sequence ATGCCCAGGCAATCCGCTTCCCTCGACCTCGCGACCCCCGAGCGCATCGCCGAGACCGCGCTGCTCATCGTGGACCAGGAAGGCTCCGCGGCCCTGAGTTTCCGGACCCTGGCCGCCCGGCTCGGCATCGCCCACGCCACGCTCCAGCGCCGCTGTACGGATCTGGCCGGGCTGCTCGACCTGTGCGTGGACCACCTCGCCGCGTCCCTGCCCGACATCCCGCCCGGCACCGCCTGGGCCAGGGCCACCGAAGCGCGCTTCCGGCGTCTGTACGAGCTGCTGGCCGCCCATCCGGGCCTGGTCGCCCTGCGCGGCGCCCGCCCCTGGCTCGGACCCCAGCTCCTCAAGCGCCTGGTCGAGCCGCAACTGGCCGATTCCCTCGCGGCCGGGATGACGCCCGAGGAAGCGATCACCTGCTACCGGCGGATGTATCTGCTCACCTTGGGCAGCGCGAGCTTCGTCGACCACCGCGACCCCGGCGCGGCCCAGGCCGCCACCCGCACCGCACTGGCCGCGCTGGACCCCGCCGACTTCCCGGTGCTGACCGCGAACATCGCCGCCGTCCTGCCCGCCGTGGTGGGCCACGAGGTCTACTTCGGGGCGCTGCGCCAGCTCATCGACGCGGCCGACCCCGCCCGGGCTCAGCGCTGA
- a CDS encoding sensor histidine kinase: MVTTRPAPRAPATRQGGDALPWSRNDGLVAVGAGVMDLLSFTFASLAEHGEVSVLGCVLVVTAALPLLVRRRAPVLVLAAVLLLGLGLTLSVPTPQHFGAATVVALYTVVRLSRALVVAASSVAAAAALIDWTKWPRLSHLEVVGNVLSALIVIIAGAVMNRWQRDIEANRRLLADRAVAAERRRIARELHDIVAHHITTMQLMAGGARANLARDPEVAREALVELEGSGRMALREMRQLLDVLRAGDEAEDEPTAPQPGIADLERIVAESCRAGLPTALDVRGSERPLPPSVGLTVFRIVQESLTNARKYAGEARAQVRLTYEPDGVAVEVSDDGTGADAGLVRAGTASGSGYGLVGMRERAALHGGTFEAGPLDEAGFRVAARLPLTAGEGALR, encoded by the coding sequence ATGGTGACCACACGCCCCGCTCCTCGGGCCCCGGCGACCCGGCAGGGCGGCGACGCGCTGCCCTGGTCGCGCAACGACGGCCTGGTCGCGGTCGGCGCCGGGGTGATGGACCTGCTCAGTTTCACCTTCGCCAGCCTGGCCGAGCACGGCGAGGTGTCGGTCCTCGGATGCGTGCTGGTGGTGACGGCCGCACTGCCGCTGCTGGTGCGGCGCCGCGCGCCGGTGCTGGTGCTGGCGGCGGTGCTGCTGCTGGGACTCGGGTTGACTCTGAGCGTGCCGACGCCACAGCACTTCGGCGCCGCCACGGTGGTCGCGCTCTACACCGTCGTACGCCTCAGTCGCGCGCTCGTGGTGGCGGCGTCGTCGGTGGCCGCGGCGGCGGCGCTGATCGACTGGACGAAGTGGCCGCGGCTGTCGCATCTGGAGGTGGTGGGCAATGTGCTCTCCGCCCTGATCGTGATCATCGCGGGGGCGGTGATGAACCGCTGGCAGCGGGACATCGAGGCCAACCGCCGCCTCCTGGCGGACCGGGCAGTGGCGGCCGAACGGCGGCGCATCGCACGGGAGTTGCACGACATCGTGGCGCACCACATCACCACCATGCAGCTGATGGCCGGGGGTGCCCGCGCCAACCTCGCCCGTGATCCCGAGGTGGCCAGGGAGGCACTGGTCGAGCTGGAGGGCTCCGGGCGCATGGCCCTGCGCGAGATGCGCCAGCTCCTGGACGTACTGCGCGCCGGGGACGAGGCGGAGGACGAGCCGACCGCACCACAGCCCGGTATCGCGGACCTGGAGCGCATCGTCGCCGAGTCGTGCCGGGCCGGGCTCCCCACCGCACTCGACGTACGCGGCAGCGAGCGGCCGCTGCCGCCGAGCGTGGGTCTGACGGTGTTTCGGATCGTGCAGGAGTCGCTGACCAACGCGCGCAAGTACGCGGGCGAGGCGCGGGCCCAGGTGCGCCTGACGTATGAACCGGACGGGGTGGCGGTGGAGGTCTCGGACGACGGAACGGGCGCCGACGCGGGACTCGTGCGGGCGGGCACCGCATCGGGTTCCGGCTACGGCCTGGTGGGGATGCGGGAGCGGGCCGCGCTGCACGGCGGCACCTTCGAGGCCGGCCCCCTGGACGAGGCGGGATTCCGGGTGGCGGCACGGCTGCCGCTCACGGCCGGCGAGGGGGCGCTGCGATGA
- a CDS encoding nuclear transport factor 2 family protein, whose protein sequence is MSPVITDPAKLPMLFQDALNVGDVDGVLALFAPGAGMRTVTGELVVGADALRAEIGGTVAARGRLTNVQRHTLVGADTALLVTDWTMEIDGPDGVRIAPTGTTANIARQDADGGWRFTLLNPLGTA, encoded by the coding sequence ATGTCTCCTGTCATCACCGATCCCGCCAAGCTGCCGATGCTGTTCCAGGACGCGCTGAACGTCGGCGACGTCGACGGTGTGCTGGCCCTGTTCGCCCCGGGTGCGGGTATGCGTACGGTGACCGGCGAGCTTGTCGTCGGCGCCGACGCGCTGCGTGCGGAGATCGGCGGAACCGTCGCCGCCCGGGGCAGGCTGACGAATGTTCAGCGGCATACGCTCGTCGGCGCGGACACCGCCCTCCTGGTCACCGACTGGACCATGGAGATCGACGGCCCCGACGGCGTGCGGATCGCGCCGACCGGGACCACCGCCAACATCGCCCGCCAGGACGCCGACGGCGGCTGGCGCTTCACCCTCCTCAACCCGCTCGGCACCGCCTGA